The following proteins are co-located in the Vidua macroura isolate BioBank_ID:100142 chromosome 1, ASM2450914v1, whole genome shotgun sequence genome:
- the FZD1 gene encoding frizzled-1, with product MAERRGPAVSGGGEVGSDRCPRLPLLLVLLWAAALPAGGQLPASQYNGERGISIPDHGYCQPISIPLCTDIAYNQTIMPNLLGHTNQEDAGLEVHQFYPLVKVQCSAELKFFLCSMYAPVCTVLEQALPPCRSLCERARQGCEALMNKFGFQWPDTLRCEKFPVHGAGELCVGQNASERGTPTPALRPESWTSNPHRGGAGGGPGGPGPGEPRGRFTCPRALKVPSYLNYRFLGEKDCGAPCEPGRLYGLMYFGPEELRFSRTWIGIWSVLCCASTLFTVLTYLVDMKRFSYPERPIIFLSGCYTAVAVAYIAGFLLEERVVCNERFAEDGSRTVAQGTKREGCTILFMMLYFFGMASSIWWVILSLTWFLAAGMKWGHEAIEANSQYFHLAAWAVPAIKTITILALGQVDGDVLSGVCFVGINNVDALRGFVLAPLFVYLFIGTSFLLAGFVSLFRIRTIMKHDGTKTEKLEKLMVRIGIFSVLYTVPATIVIACYFYEQAFREQWERSWVTQSCKSYAIPCPNNHSGHHPPMSPDFTVFMIKYLMTLIVGITSGFWIWSGKTLNSWRKFYTRLTNSKQGETTV from the coding sequence ATGGCCGAGCGGCGCGGGCCGGCGGTGAGCGGCGGCGGGGAAGTTGGCAGCGACCGGTGCCCGcggctgccgctgctgctggtgctgctgtgggcggcggcgctcccggcCGGGGGGCAGCTGCCGGCGTCGCAGTACAACGGCGAGCGGGGCATCTCCATCCCTGACCACGGCTACTGCCAGCCCATCTCCATCCCTCTCTGCACTGACATCGCCTACAACCAGACCATCATGCCCAACCTGCTGGGCCACACCAACCAGGAGGACGCGGGGCTGGAGGTGCACCAGTTCTACCCGCTGGTGAAGGTGCAGTGCTCGGCCGAGCTCAAGTTCTTCCTGTGCTCCATGTACGCGCCGGTGTGCACCGTGCTGGAGCAGGCCCTGCCGCCCTGCCGCTCCCTCTGCGAGCGGGCCCGCCAGGGCTGCGAGGCCCTTATGAACAAGTTCGGCTTCCAGTGGCCCGACACGCTGCGCTGCGAAAAGTTCCCGGTGCACGGGGCTGGCGAGCTGTGCGTGGGGCAGAACGCCTCCGAGCGCGGCACCCCCACGCCCGCCCTGCGCCCCGAGAGCTGGACCAGCAACCCGCACCGCGGAGGCGCCGGCGGCGGCCCTGGGGGCCCGGGGCCCGGCGAGCCCCGCGGGCGCTTCACGTGCCCGCGGGCGCTGAAGGTGCCCTCCTACCTGAACTACCGCTTCCTGGGAGAGAAGGACTGCGGGGCGCCCTGCGAGCCCGGCCGTCTCTATGGGCTCATGTACTTCGGGCCCGAGGAGCTGCGCTTCTCCCGCACTTGGATCGGCATCTGGTCcgtgctctgctgtgcctccaCCCTCTTCACCGTCCTCACCTACTTGGTGGACATGAAGCGATTCAGCTACCCTGAGCGGCCCATCATCTTCCTCTCAGGCTGCTACACGGCGGTGGCCGTGGCCTACATCGCCGGCTTCCTCCTGGAGGAGAGGGTGGTCTGCAACGAGCGCTTTGCTGAGGACGGTTCCCGCACCGTGGCGCAGGGCACGAAGCGGGAGGGCTGCACCATTCTCTTCATGATGCTCTACTTCTTTGGTATGGCCAGCTCCATCTGGTGGGTCATCCTCTCCCTTACCTGGTTCCTTGCTGCTGGCATGAAGTGGGGCCATGAGGCCATTGAGGCCAACTCCCAGTACTTTCATCTGGCTGCCTGGGCCGTGCCGGCCATCAAGACCATCACCATCCTTGCCCTGGGACAAGTGGATGGCGACGTTCTCAGCGGCGTCTGCTTTGTGGGCATCAACAACGTGGATGCCCTGAGGGGCTTCGTGCTGGCCCCCTTGTTCGTCTACCTGTTCATCGGCACCTCTTTCCTGCTGGCTGGCTTTGTGTCACTCTTCAGGATCCGGACCATCATGAAGCATGACGGCACCAAgacagaaaagctggagaagctCATGGTGAGGATAGGCATCTTCAGTGTCCTCTACACGGTGCCGGCCACCATTGTCATTGCCTGCTATTTTTACGAGCAAGCTTTTAGGGAAcagtgggagaggagctgggtcACACAGAGCTGTAAGAGTTATGCCATTCCCTGCCCCAACAACCACAGCGGCCACCACCCACCTATGAGCCCCGACTTCACTGTCTTCATGATCAAGTATCTCATGACCTTAATCGTGGGCATCACCTCTGGCTTCTGGATCTGGTCTGGGAAAACCCTGAACTCCTGGAGGAAGTTTTACACCAGGCTCACCAACAGCAAGCAGGGCGAGACCACGGTCTGA